One Glycine soja cultivar W05 chromosome 2, ASM419377v2, whole genome shotgun sequence genomic region harbors:
- the LOC114396954 gene encoding GDSL esterase/lipase At2g30310-like has product MAYTIYFIILMHFCTFVVVTTSISNDLMRTKFLSILVFGDSTVDTGNNNYINTLAKGNHLPYGKDFPGHMPTGRFSNGKLVPDFIASMLNLKDTVPPFLDPNLSDEELLTGVSFASGGSGFDDLTTALTGAIALSKQIEYFKVYVARLKHIAGENEAKRILRDALVIISAGTNDFLFNFYDIPTRKLEFNIDGYQDYVQSRLQIFIKELYDLGCRKFAVSGLPSIGCIPIQITTKSVSLKDRKCEEDENSDAKLYNRKLARQLLKIQAMLPGSRVVYTNVYDPLNNLINQPEKYGFKETSKGCCGTGLFEVAPLCNEFTPICEDPSKYVFWDSVHPTEITYQYIAKYLEMEVLPKFQFHTDYVF; this is encoded by the exons ATGGCTTATACAATCTACTTCATCATTTTGATGCACTTTTgcacctttgttgttgtcacaaCAAGCATTAGCAATGACCTGATGAGAACCAAGTTCTTATCCATTCTAGTCTTCGGCGATTCAACGGTAGACACAGGCAATAACAACTACATCAACACTTTAGCCAAGGGAAATCATTTGCCTTATGGTAAGGATTTCCCTGGTCACATGCCTACTGGTAGATTTTCTAATGGAAAACTGGTTCCTGACTTCATTGCCTCTATGTTGAACCTCAAAGACACTGTCCCTCCTTTCCTTGATCCAAATCTCTCAGATGAAGAACTTCTAACAGGTGTTAGCTTCGCGTCTGGGGGATCAGGTTTTGATGATTTGACCACGGCTTTAACTGGAGCCATAGCGTTGTCAAAGCAAATTGAATACTTCAAAGTTTATGTAGCAAGGCTCAAGCACATTGCAGGGGAAAATGAAGCTAAACGAATACTTAGAGATGCTTTGGTTATTATTAGTGCAGGAACTAATGACTTTCTCTTCAATTTTTATGACATTCCCACTAGAAAATTGGAGTTCAACATTGATGGATACCAAGATTATGTGCAAAGTAGGCTTCAAATCTTCATTAAG GAACTATACGACCTTGGATGTAGAAAATTTGCTGTCAGTGGGCTTCCTTCCATTGGTTGCATACCCATTCAAATAACAACAAAGTCTGTAAGTTTAAAGGATCGGAAAtgtgaagaggatgagaattCAGATGCGAAGCTCTACAATCGAAAATTAGCACGGCAATTGCTTAAGATACAAGCAATGCTTCCTGGAAGCAGGGTTGTTTATACAAATGTGTATGACCCATTGAATAACCTCATCAATCAACCAGAAAAATATG GTTTCAAGGAAACGAGTAAAGGGTGTTGTGGAACCGGCTTATTTGAAGTAGCTCCATTGTGTAATGAATTCACACCAATATGTGAAGACCCTTCAAAATATGTATTCTGGGACAGTGTTCATCCAACGGAAATAACCTACCAGTATATTGCCAAATACCTAGAAATGGAAGTCCTGCCCAAGTTCCAATTTCATACggattatgttttttaa